The region ACTTTCTGGCGTTGTCCCTAATGTAGAAACTCCAAGCAAAAGCCTTAAAAATGACTTTGGAATGACGTGCTGCTCTCAGCTGGGATCCTGCGACTACTCAGACGCTCTAGTTTAACGTTTTAGTCATTTCCGGCTCCACGGAGCTCCGTCCATGGTACGTGCTACAAGTATATAAACTCTTTGTGCTGCCGAGACGTGTCGCTCTCCTTGTCCCAGTCCTTCAGGCCCTCGGGCAGACTCGTGTCCTCGTCGATGCTGCCAGTCCCCTCAACAAACTCCTCGTAGGTGCATTTCTCTACAAACGGCCTCGGGCCCAACAGTTCCACCATGTCCGCTTTGTCCAGGACTTCGTTCTGCAGGAGACGCTTCCCCACCTGAGACAGAAGTGAGGAAATTATGCTCAGTCACTCACTGAAACCATGTGTGTAGACTGCGCTAAAATCATCTCAAAATGGTCAAATTGtatatgattggtcagaaggtgttggttaattttccataacggcagctctgacagtagtgccgcTCCGAATCTCGGATTTATATTCACGTGCTTGTTCTAATCATATTAtctttatcgtttctatagtaacagctccttCACAGGGACCTGCATGGTCTTATGTGAACTGAtccgaaggaaaaaaaaaaaaaaacacacgtgtGTAACTGTTGATATAGAGTTTTCTagaaggagatgtttatttaacagttatggaaggagtctccagtgtcagggctttgtaagagTCGTTAAGTTTTCCTTCAGGACAAAGGAGTTTAGGAGCTGCTCGTCTTCTTACCTTCTCCACTAGCTCTCGTTTCTCGGTGATGAGCTGCTGTGTTCTCTCGAAggccttgctgatgagagaacGCACTTCCTGATCTATGAGCTCAGCAGTGGCTTCGCTATAAGGCTTCTCCGAGACTAGCTCGCCCTGCTGCGTCCAATCAAACGCCACCTGACCCACTGACTCGCTCATCCCAAACTGCACGATCTGTCCGTggagtgaagaaaaaaaaaaaaacagtgaagtttttatgaagacaaaaaaaaaacaccctctCGTTCAAACCGAGTAGTTACCTGAGCATACGCAGACTGCGTGACCTTTCTCAGATCGTCCTGAGCGCCTGTGGTGATCCTGCCGAAAAACACCTGCTCCGCCACGCGCCCTCCGAGCATCACACACATCCTGTCAAAGAGCTGCTCGCGCGTGAACAGGTACTGCTCTTTCGGCTGGTACTGCGCGTAGCCCAGGCCTTTACCTCGAGGAACGATGGACAACTGCACAAGAAGAGGaaacacagtgctgttgaattctcaaatctgaaggTGTGGTTTCTTTTTAAACGGTAACTGTGGTTCTGTTATAATTCAAATTATacggacgactcggagggaAATATTTCCGAAAAGCAGCGGATAAGAATCcggcgtcggtgggaactcctttaatactgtttaaaaagcatctcagggaaattcctcaagaaatcgggtgagaaaacgccaagaatacatttctggaaattctagacaaaagGGGCGTGGACTTTGAGGATgctaaaaatatttcattaattttggattttttatcacaacataattcccatagttccatttgtgtttctccagagttttgatgactttattattattattattattctagcgtgtctaaacttttgatgGATAGCGTACAGCTGTGTTTTAGTTCctgtctaaaaataaataaataaataaataaatttttaactGCTGCAAACCTCAGCTTCAATGCACATTAAAGGAGATGCTGGTGAGAGAAAATTGGGAAGATGGGTTAAAATAACTGCGTAAGCCATTCTGAAGGAATAAtctattaaattaattattttatcactATGTTTGCTAAAGTCACGACGAGTCACGagctattcaaataaaaatactttcATTTGTGTAATTTTCCACTTCATGCAAATATAACCAGGATGAAATGCAAAGTCTTTGGTTATAGGTTATTACTcgtccttttttctctctctctcttactgaaAATGTGCTTAATTGTGGGCTACTAAAATGTCCACCTTAGTGCAAACATCTTGGGATTGATAGTGATATGAATGATCTTGATTATTTCAGAAAGATCAGTATATAACAGTAATTATACACAGTTCTAAACTCATAAGACTACAATACACGGCATCTAGGAAACCTTTCATCTTTTACAAATCGCCAAACGGATGTTCTTAATAGAAACGTGATTAAAACAGAGCTTCATTCAGGGTGTGTTTACCTTCAGGAGAGGGTCAGCGTGCTCCAGGAACCAGCCTACGACGGCGTGGCCGGCCTCGTGGTAAGCTACGGTGGTTTTCTCAGCAGGCTGCAGAACCCTCGTCTTCTTTTCCAGACCTCCGATCACCCTCTCTACGGCCTGCTCAAAGTGCCTGGAGGTCACAGCCGGGCTGAGGTGCCGTGCCGCGATGAGAGCCGCTTCATTACACACGTTCGCAATATCGGCCCCTGAAAACAGATGTTTATACTCGTAAACCGATCCTACACGGCCTGCAGGGCCTCCACCGTCTCCACCCACCTCAACTCGGTGTTTCAGTCCAGCAGTCGTCAGGAAAACAgggaggttttttgttttaataaataaataaatctagcgTTCACGGTGTTAAACATGAATAAAGGAAACTCTCCGATGAATAAATCTCAGTagcatatattatttaaaatcttatcataattataaataagaaataaatatataaaacttaCTGATACTGTAGTGAAGACTGTTTTAAtcacagattatatatatatatatatatatatatatatatatatatatatatatatatatatatatatatatatatatatatttatttatttattttttttattttttatttttaagaaactGCTTTACTGCACTTTATAATTTGTTTGGCCTGGACGGAGTAAGCAATCATTCATAAAACCTTTATTacactaataatataataaaataatagcatactgtttataataatagtagtaataataataataataataataataataataataataataataaatattctatTCTAAACACTGAATGGGTTAATTGGTGCtgtttaatcattaaaaaaaaaaaaaaagacaagctcTTATTAAACGTACATTACACTTATTTTATCTTAGGACGAATCCTTTCATTAAAAAGGACTTTTATTTTCACAACtagaattttctgaacaaatttTTCCCATTgggatttttttcccttcacaCAGAAAGCTTTCCTGAAAACGTTCACGAAGACATGTAGGATAGTTTACAGATCTTTATACTTTATTGCAGTTATAGCTCATTTAATAACATAAAAAGGCTTAAACATTGCTCATTTTAGATTAAACTCTAAACAATGTTTGTTATATAACTGGTTATAAATGACCTAGggagatatatatgtatactgtaataaacgttttatttataaatgattcTATTGatttaaattcattaaattataTACACATGCTTATAAAAGATACTGTCTTTAGTTCTAAAGTGTATGTAATGGgtgaaactaaaataaacaaattaacaaacaaataaatattcaaatagtATTAAAAGTTATAATATTAACAAACTGTAGtaagaaatttatttaatataaaaaaaaaagataatgatGAAATGAAATTATAAATCTCACACAAATAATATAAGAAAAATGACAATGATCATCACAAGAAATacgggtgtatatatatatatatacacacatacatacatacatacatacacacacacacacactatacatataTTCGACAGGCATATTTACATAGGTAATGGGAAATATCTATAtacagatattttatttataatatacacacatatacatatacacatatacatatatacatatatatacacatatacacacattatatatatatatatatatatatatatatatatatatatatatatatatatatatatatatatatatatatatatatatgaccatGTGAAATGTGGAGTAAATAAAAGCTCTGTATTTCTTACCTGTGAAGCCAGGTGTGAGAGCAGCCAGTTTTCTCGCCAGATTATCTGAGGTCAAACTGGAATCCAGCTTCAGTGGCCTCATGTGCACTTTAAAGATCGAAGCCCTGCCTTTAATATCAGGCGGTCCTGCGTTGGAAAGACAGGCACGGAGGCAGAggcggaggaggaggatgaagtggagagaaaaaaagaaagtggagagaaaagaaaggagaaCGTAAGGAGGGAATTGTATACCAcccagatgaagatgatgagaaGCATTTGCTCCGAAGCCCATAAGAGCCTCAGTGTTTACGAAACTCCTCCAGGAATAGCAGATGTACTTTCACTACCTCCCGCACTCTCGCTttattctctcacacactctccctccaTTTTCCATGTCCGTAACTGGAATGTTCCACTGAGCCAGCTGTGCTAAAGTGGGGAAAAGCTCTCTGCAATGAGACATAAATCAGCTCCAACACCACGACAGCAATCCCCGCTGACATAATACAGCTGTACCACATTGCTTCTTAAATCA is a window of Ictalurus punctatus breed USDA103 chromosome 4, Coco_2.0, whole genome shotgun sequence DNA encoding:
- the LOC108264624 gene encoding AFG3-like protein 1 isoform X2: MLATFLYLYFRDDGKEISWREFVNYYLARGLVARLEVVNKQYVRVIPAPDVNTSEVSYVWFNIGTVDTFERNLEQAEQELGLEDPHKLPVLYSTERDLTFLAILFPFVALLGLLAFSSRQWRPGGWQRRRGNNIFRMTESKAKMIRGNINVRLKDVAGCEEAKLEILELVNFLKKPKLYQELGAKIPKGAVLLGPPGTGKTLLAKATAGEAGVPFITVNGSEFQEMFVGVGAARVRDTFALARRHAPCILFIDEIDAMGRKRGQRHFGGQSEQENTLNQLLVEMDGFNSSTNVVVLAATNRVDVLDPALLRPGRFDRHIYIGPPDIKGRASIFKVHMRPLKLDSSLTSDNLARKLAALTPGFTGADIANVCNEAALIAARHLSPAVTSRHFEQAVERVIGGLEKKTRVLQPAEKTTVAYHEAGHAVVGWFLEHADPLLKLSIVPRGKGLGYAQYQPKEQYLFTREQLFDRMCVMLGGRVAEQVFFGRITTGAQDDLRKVTQSAYAQIVQFGMSESVGQVAFDWTQQGELVSEKPYSEATAELIDQEVRSLISKAFERTQQLITEKRELVEKVGKRLLQNEVLDKADMVELLGPRPFVEKCTYEEFVEGTGSIDEDTSLPEGLKDWDKESDTSRQHKEFIYL